The following are encoded in a window of Peromyscus leucopus breed LL Stock chromosome X, UCI_PerLeu_2.1, whole genome shotgun sequence genomic DNA:
- the Apln gene encoding apelin, with product MNLRLCVQALLLLWLSLTAVCGVPLMLPPDGKGLEEGNVRYLVQPRASRTAPGPWQGGRRKFRRQRPRLSHKGPMPF from the exons ATGAATCTGCGACTCTGCGTGCAggcgctgctgctgctctggctcTCCTTGACtgctgtgtgtggag TGCCACTGATGCTGCCTCCAGATGGGAAAGGGCTAGAAGAAGGCAACGTGCGCTACCTGGTGCAGCCCAGAGCTTCGAGGACTGCACCAGGGCcctggcagggaggcaggaggaaattCCGCAGACAGCGCCCCCGTCTCTCCCACAAGGGCCCCATGCCTTTCTGA